CGTGTTCAGCGGCTCCCGCTGGGACACCGAGATCTACCCGGTCGTCCGCTCGTTCATCGACTCCGTGCGCGCCGTCGCGCCGGCGGCGGCCTCCGTCTGAGCGCCGGTGGCCGGGCCACCACGGCCCGGCCACGGCGTTCCTCCGCCGTCGGGTGAGCACCCGACCACCCAGCGTGCCGCAACCCGGCACCTCGACTCCTCGTGCCCGGACCAGGGTCCACGGACCCGGGTGACCGGCCGTAGGCCTGGCTAGCGTCCCTGGCTCCGGCGAGGCGTCCGAGGAGGGGCGATGACGGTCGAACTGGTGCCGCTGTGCACGATGCACGTCCAGCTGAAGCCACCGATCGAGGTCGGTGCGGGTCCGGCCGGCACGCGGATGGTCTTCGAGGCGGAGAGCTTCAAGCTGGACGGGGACCGCTTCAGCGGGGAGATGGCGGGTGCCGCCTCCGGCGACTGGTTGCTCATCGGACCCGAGGGGACGGCCGGCCTCGACGTCCGGGCGACGTTCCGCACCCACGACGGGGCCTTCGTGCTCGCCCAGTACCACGGGCGGATGGACGTGTCCGACGGCATGGACCTGCCGAAGACCATCTACGTCAGCCCGCGCTTCGAGACCGGCGACGAGCGCTACGCCTGGCTCAACCGGGTGCAGGCCGTCGGCAAGGGCGTCGTCCACCAGGACCTGTCCATCGACTACGAGTGGTACGAGGTGCGCTGAGCAGACCGGCCGGGCGCCGATACACCGATCACCGCGCCGTCCGCTGCCCCGGCGTCGTCGCCCTGTGGACGGACTCCGGGCCTGTGGACGGCGCCCGTCCGGGCCTCCGGCGCTGCCACGGTGGCCCGCGTGTCCGCTCCCGCCCTCACCCAGGCCCCCGTCCACTCACCGCTCGCGCTCACCCACCGGTGGGCCACCCTGCTGGCGCCGTCGGTGTTCGACCGCCGCAGCCTGTGGCTCACCTGGTTCCGCGCGGACGGCCGTCAGCTCCCGCTGGTCATGCCCGGCGACGAGATGCCGGCCCGGCCCGACGGGCACCTGCTCCCCGGCCTGCGGGAGATCTCCGCCGGGGTGGCGGCGCACGTCCCGGGGGACGTCGTCCACCTGGCCATGGCGCTGTGCCGGCCCGGCGAACCGGCCGTCACCCGCGACGACGAGGCGTGGGCGCTCGCTGCGCACGCGGTGCTCGACGACGGGCTGGACGGCAGCTGGAGCCTGCACCTCGCCGCCGGCGGCCGCGTCGAGCCGCTGGTCGAGGGCTTCCCGGCCCGCCGGGACGGCGCCGAGTGACCGCGCCGCAGGGCTGGGTCCCCGACGGTTCCGAGCCGTCCACCCGTCCGCCGGCTCCAGTGGGCCCGACCGCCGGGCCTCGGTACTCCCACGTCCTGGCGCTCTGCGCCGCGGTCCTGCTCGTCGCCGCGGCGGTCGCCGGTGTCGTCGTCCACCAGACCGTCACCGCGAACCCCGGCACACCGCAGGAGACGGCCGAGGCCTTCATGTCCGCGGGCCTACGGCAGGACTGGCGCGCGAGCTGGGAGCTGCTCTGCGGACCCGAACGACTCGACCACGGCTCGGTCGACCGCTACCTCCTCGTCAAGGGGGCGACCGCCGCGATGGTCGGGATGTCGGACGAGCGCGTGACCGTCAGTGCCGGGGATGCACGCCCTCATCCCGACGCCGGGCCCGAGGCGCACCTCGTGGAGGTACGGCTCGCCCGAGCCGGTGAGACGCACGACCTGCAGCTGGTCGTCGTGGAGGAGGACGGCGACTGGCGCGCCTGCGGCCAGCTGTGAGCCGGCCCCCTCGTCGGAGGTGTCTCAGACCCCCGTCGGGACGCGGTCGGCCGGGCGGCGGCGGCCGGAGCCGAGCATGCGGGCCAGGCGCATCGGCCCGGTGTCCCACGGCCGCAGCCCCTCCGGGGCCACCTCCGCCGGCGCCTGCGCCATCGCCGCGGCCCGCTCGGCCGCGCGGACGGCCGCCGCCCGCTCGATCCGCGCCGCCGCCTCGGCGGCCTCGCGGCGGGCGAGGATGGCCGACTTCTGCCGGTCGATCCGCTCCCGCTCGGCCATGACGAGCAACTCCTCGCGCGCGGCGGCGACGGCCAGCCGCGAATCGCGCTGCATCGCCTCGATCTCCACGTCGCCGGAGTCACGCAGGGCCGCCAGCTCGTCGTAGGCCGACCGCGGGCCGAAGTTCAGCAGCAGCTTCATCAGCACCGGCAGGATCTCGATGCTCATGAACAGCAGCGAGAGCATCACCTGCGCCGCGGCGAGGGTGAGGTTGCGGTCGCCGAGCCGGTCGAGGGCCTCCAGCCGGGCCAGGATCCCGTCGGCGTCCTCGTTGGTGGCGTCGAACGCCGTCTGCAGCCGGATCTGCTCGGCGGTCAACCGGGCCAGCTCCGCCCGGTCGGTCTCCAGGGACGCGGCGGCCAGCCCGGCCGCGCGCCCCTCGGCGGCCGACGCGGCCGCCGTCGAGGCGTCCAGCGCGGACCGGGCTGCGGCCACCACGCCCTCCTGCGCGTCCGCGGCCGCCCGCGCCTCGACGTAGGCCTGCCCGGTGCCGGCGTCGCCGGTGCCGCAGGTGCCGTCCAGCTCGCACTGCGCCCGGGCCTCGAGCCCCCGCTGCGTCTCCAGCGCGGCGTCGTAGGCCTGCTGCGCCGCGGTCGCGTCGCCCTGGACGGACGCCAGCTGCGGGTCCGCGGCACCCCCGCTGGCCACGATCGACTCACCGAGGGCGACGTCCTCGCGCAGCTGCGGCAGCCCGGTGAACCGCGCGTCGGTCTCCAGCGTCTCGCGGAAGGCGTCGGCGTCCTCGGCCTGCATGGCCTTGACCTCGGTGTCGATCTCGGCGGAGAACACCTGCAGCGTCAGCGGCGTGGCGATGACCGCGCCCAGGATCAGCGCCAGCCCGATCCGCGGGACGGCCAGCACGAGGTTGCGCCGGAGCGAGGCGTCGTGCGCCATGCCGACCAGCAGCATCCGGTCGAGGTTGACCACCACGGCGCCCCAGCCCAGACCGACCAGCAGGGCCAGCGGCCACCACACGCCCAGAGCCATCGCCACCGCGAACGCCATGGACACCACGGCCAGCCCGCCGGTGCTCAGCAGGACACCGCCCAGCGCCACGAACCGCGGCCGCGCACCGGGTGCGGCC
This window of the Geodermatophilus sp. DSM 44513 genome carries:
- a CDS encoding DUF3237 domain-containing protein, which encodes MTVELVPLCTMHVQLKPPIEVGAGPAGTRMVFEAESFKLDGDRFSGEMAGAASGDWLLIGPEGTAGLDVRATFRTHDGAFVLAQYHGRMDVSDGMDLPKTIYVSPRFETGDERYAWLNRVQAVGKGVVHQDLSIDYEWYEVR
- a CDS encoding DUF4407 domain-containing protein; the encoded protein is MAAVQRRIGDGLAVLGGARPDVLEAAPGARPRFVALGGVLLSTGGLAVVSMAFAVAMALGVWWPLALLVGLGWGAVVVNLDRMLLVGMAHDASLRRNLVLAVPRIGLALILGAVIATPLTLQVFSAEIDTEVKAMQAEDADAFRETLETDARFTGLPQLREDVALGESIVASGGAADPQLASVQGDATAAQQAYDAALETQRGLEARAQCELDGTCGTGDAGTGQAYVEARAAADAQEGVVAAARSALDASTAAASAAEGRAAGLAAASLETDRAELARLTAEQIRLQTAFDATNEDADGILARLEALDRLGDRNLTLAAAQVMLSLLFMSIEILPVLMKLLLNFGPRSAYDELAALRDSGDVEIEAMQRDSRLAVAAAREELLVMAERERIDRQKSAILARREAAEAAARIERAAAVRAAERAAAMAQAPAEVAPEGLRPWDTGPMRLARMLGSGRRRPADRVPTGV